One genomic window of Candidatus Binatia bacterium includes the following:
- a CDS encoding ABC transporter ATP-binding protein, with amino-acid sequence MADKRYMVQIQNLEKFFGEDKERVHVLKGVSLDIPEGSLYTFLGPSGCGKTTTLRCVAGLERPEVGSISIDGKAVFSNTERVYIPTNKRPIGMVFQSYAIWPHMTVFENVAYPLTIQRRPKAEIKKRVVDVLKIVGLQGLEDRPAPKLSGGQQQRVAFARALVNEPKVMLLDEPLSNLDAKLREQMRFEIKALQRRVNITTIYVTHDQGEALAISDQIAVMHAGKLIEVGAPHQLYSRPKRRFTATFLGLTNLIEGKVVELAGDSQPGKIETKRGIFSFIPAPGLAKGQAAILSIRPEHIEVMKQKPQVTQNVLEGTIKEAIFMGDAYHCQIAAGDMLLRVHTHPFLSMNPGDKVYLHLDPQSCNGLPAEDTEGMDESMMGL; translated from the coding sequence ATGGCAGACAAGAGATACATGGTACAAATTCAAAACCTGGAGAAATTCTTCGGCGAAGACAAGGAGCGGGTCCACGTTCTCAAAGGCGTGTCGCTCGATATTCCCGAAGGCTCTCTCTACACGTTTCTTGGGCCGAGCGGTTGCGGCAAAACGACGACGCTCCGGTGCGTGGCCGGACTGGAAAGACCCGAGGTGGGGAGCATCAGCATCGACGGCAAGGCGGTCTTTTCCAACACCGAGCGGGTTTATATTCCCACGAATAAACGGCCGATCGGCATGGTGTTCCAGTCCTACGCGATCTGGCCGCATATGACCGTGTTCGAGAACGTCGCTTATCCACTGACCATCCAGCGCCGCCCCAAAGCCGAGATCAAGAAGAGAGTGGTGGATGTCTTGAAAATCGTCGGTTTGCAGGGACTGGAAGACCGGCCCGCGCCCAAGCTCTCCGGCGGTCAGCAGCAGCGGGTCGCGTTCGCGCGCGCTCTCGTGAACGAGCCGAAGGTCATGCTGTTGGACGAGCCCTTGAGCAACCTGGACGCCAAGCTCCGTGAGCAGATGCGCTTCGAGATCAAGGCGCTGCAGAGAAGAGTCAACATCACGACGATCTACGTGACCCACGATCAGGGCGAGGCGCTCGCCATCTCGGACCAGATCGCCGTCATGCACGCGGGGAAGTTGATCGAGGTGGGTGCGCCGCACCAGCTCTATTCGAGGCCCAAGAGAAGATTTACGGCTACGTTCCTAGGTCTAACCAACCTGATAGAAGGCAAGGTCGTCGAGCTGGCCGGAGACTCCCAGCCGGGCAAGATCGAAACCAAGAGGGGAATTTTTTCCTTTATTCCCGCCCCCGGCTTGGCCAAGGGGCAAGCCGCGATTCTCTCCATCCGTCCGGAGCACATCGAGGTGATGAAGCAAAAGCCGCAAGTGACGCAGAACGTGCTCGAAGGCACGATTAAGGAAGCGATCTTCATGGGCGACGCCTACCACTGCCAGATCGCCGCTGGAGACATGCTGCTTCGGGTCCACACCCATCCATTTCTCAGCATGAACCCGGGCGACAAGGTTTATCTCCATCTCGATCCGCAGAGCTGCAACGGCCTCCCCGCCGAAGATACCGAGGGAATGGACGAGTCGATGATGGGGCTCTAG